Proteins co-encoded in one Phycodurus eques isolate BA_2022a chromosome 14, UOR_Pequ_1.1, whole genome shotgun sequence genomic window:
- the LOC133413199 gene encoding glutamate-rich protein 1 yields the protein MTHRKEVFQSKVLQKLYPAAPKLEKEPSSPSIRVDALLKKKHVKRKTSHQDIPHSNPAMTSSAGIQTRRMYTVLPPPEDYGADSVKSVTQPELESINNVEGPSEHAVQECSEELNQEVVATEQKRRRKRRLKLRVEKDGTAATLESSTLQNGTPMNEEGVRISHNKKRKLKKKRHKEKMLSMGLIPRASALEFTYQRENNEEEEEEDGIRASEVANFLWTTMEIYKSDSLLHAEKLPHLSGVLENLLSSINSGSRPASLLNHLYTLQLYIQHKKKDTLEKALQDLCNNTQMAAEETTAVTTLFQYWITDILPMKGGNETKLSET from the exons TATTCCAATCCAAGGTACTCCAGAAGCTTTACCCTGCTGCCCCAAAGTTGGAGAAGGAACCCTCCTCACCATCCATACGAGTGGATGCTTTgctaaagaaaaaacatgtgaaaagaaaaacatctcaTCAGGATATTCCTCACA gtAATCCAGCAATGACATCAAGCGCAGGCATTCAAACCAGGCGCATGTACACAGTTCTACCTCCTCCTGAAGACTATGGGGCTGATTCAGTGAAGTCTGTCACACAACCCGAGCTTGAGAGCATAAATAACGTGGAGGGTCCATCTG AACACGCCGTACAGGAGTGCAGTGAAGAGCTGAACCAAGAGGTAGTAGCAACTGAAcagaaaagaagaaggaaaaggaGACTGAAACTTCGTGTTGAGAAAGATGGAACAGCTGCAACTTTAGAGTCTAGTACTCTTCAGAATGGGACACCAATGAATGAGGAAGGAGTGCGGATTAGCCATAATAAGAAGAGGAAACTGAAGAAGAAACGGCACAAAGAGAAGATGCTCTCGATGGGTTTGATACCTCGGGCTTCTGCATTGGAATTCACATATCAAAGAGAAAacaatgaggaagaggaggaagaagatggGATTAGAGCTTCTGAGGTGGCAAATTTCCTCTGGACCACAATGGAAATCTATAAATCAGATT CTTTACTGCATGCAGAGAAGCTTCCTCACCTGTCTGGTGTGTTGGAGAATCTTTTGAGTAGTATCAACAGTGGAAGCAGGCCTGCCTCTCTCTTGAATCATCTCTACACTCTCCAGCTATATATTCAACACAAGAAAAAAGACACACTGGAAAAGGCACTGCAGGACCTCTGTAACAACACCCAGATGGCAGCAG AGGAAACCACTGCAGTTACAACATTGTTCCAATACTGGATAACAGACATTCTTCCCATGAAGGGCGGCAATGAGACTAAACTCTCTGAGACTTAG